In the Oryzias latipes chromosome 23, ASM223467v1 genome, one interval contains:
- the best3 gene encoding bestrophin-3 encodes MTVTYSSKVANATFLSFHRLLLRWRGSIYKLLYREFLLFALLYTILSLIYRLALSEQQKRLFEKLSIYCDRYAEQIPVTFVLGFYVTLVVNRWWNQFLNLPWPDRLMFHISSCVQGKDEYGRLLRRTLVRYINLTSLLIFRSVSTAVCKRFPTIDHVVEAGFMTPEERKVFENIRSPHLKYWIPVVWFSNLASRARQEGRIQDAIDLQNILNEMNTFRTWCATLFGYDWVGIPLVYTQVVTLAVYTFFFACIIGRQFLDPAQGHPGHDLDLYVPVFTLLQFFFYSGWLKVAEQLINPFGEDDDDFEANWIIDRNLQVSLLAVDEMHMNLPHMTKDIYWNDSDARPPYTLAAADYCIPSFLGSTTDMGLSDILEFDDNNLPPHQPDSFLPRRQESVLGRVRRLLSVQEPPDLKDPRPVFKRHSSDATGSFFPDFRVNQGLLDTAPPASLAMDTLSTLREVSSNQASPGSSSSIIFPRLVVSPPLLCDTNEESVGKHQNGFGSSPPGDAPSLETLSISRKSSNCCSPTQLGPKEFRWTPLHVKNRLASRPRGRQFSLQFSRQTSKASIRSLPSPKALGRRRRGLSRLQSRRFAGPTADKLHLPEQDSDHDFQATAGDEEEEEEEEKEEHNSSEEVTNGQSSGTK; translated from the exons ATGACTGTCACTTATTCCAGTAAAGTGGCCAACGCCACCTTCCTCAGCTTCCACCGGCTGCTGCTGCGCTGGAGGGGGAGCATCTACAAGCTGCTGTACCGAGAGTTTCTCCTGTTTGCTCTGCTCTACACCATACTCAGCCTCATTTACAG ACTCGCCCTCTCTGAGCAGCAGAAGAGGCTGTTTGAGAAACTGTCCATCTACTGCGACCGATACGCCGAGCAGATACCTGTCACCTTCGTCCTGG GTTTTTACGTGACTCTGGTTGTGAACCGATGGTGGAACCAGTTTCTTAACCTTCCATGGCCCGACAGACTCATGTTCCACATCTCCAG CTGTGTTCAGGGTAAAGATGAATACGGCCGCCTTCTGCGCCGAACGTTGGTGCGCTACATCAACCTGACCTCACTCCTCATTTTTCGCTCTGTCAGCACCGCCGTCTGCAAGCGATTCCCAACCATCGACCATGTGGTTGAAGCAG GCTTCATGACTCCAGAGGAGAGGAAGGTGTTTGAGAACATTCGTTCTCCTCACCTGAAGTACTGGATTCCTGTTGTCTGGTTCTCCAACCTGGCATCCAGAGCGCGGCAGGAAGGACGCATCCAAGACGCCATCGACCTGCAAAATATTCTCAAT GAGATGAATACCTTCAGGACGTGGTGTGCAACTCTTTTTGGCTACGACTGGGTCGGCATCCCGCTGGTTTACACTCAG GTCGTCACTCTTGCGGTATACACCTTCTTCTTCGCTTGTATCATCGGTCGTCAGTTTCTTGACCCCGCTCAGGGTCACCCTGGCCACGACCTGGACCTCTACGTCCCCGTCTTCACTCTGCTGCAGTTCTTCTTCTACTCAGGCTGGCTGAAG GTTGCAGAGCAGCTCATCAATCCATTTGGAGAAGATGACGATGACTTTGAAGCAAACTGGATCATCGACAGAAACCTTCAg GTGTCTCTGCTGGCTGTGGATGAGATGCACATGAACCTTCCCCACATGACCAAGGACATCTACTGGAACGACAGCGACGCTCGCCCTCCGTACACGCTGGCTGCTGCAGATTACTGCATCCCATCATTCCTGGGCTCCACCACAGACATGGG ACTCTCTGACATCCTGGAGTTTGACGACAACAATCTCCCTCCACATCAGCCGGACTCCTTTCTGCCTCGGCGACAAGAGTCG GTTCTTGGTCGAGTCCGACGCCTGCTCAGCGTTCAAGAGCCGCCCGACCTCAAAGATCCTCGACCGGTTTTTAAAAGACACAGCAGTGACGCGACAGGGAGCTTCTTCCCGGACTTCAG GGTTAACCAGGGACTGTTGGACACAGCACCGCCCGCCTCCTTAGCCATGGACACTCTCTCCACCTTACGGGAGGTCAGCAGCAACCAAGCTTCACCCGGGAGCTCGTCCTCAATCATTTTCCCTCGACTGGTGGTCAGCCCGCCGTTGCTCTGCGACACTAATGAAGAAAGCGTAGGCAAACATCAGAATGGCTTTGGCTCCTCCCCCCCTGGAGATGCACCAAGTTTGGAAACTCTGAG TATTTCCCGGAAAAGTTCCAACTGTTGTTCCCCAACTCAGCTTGGACCCAAAGAGTTCCGCTGGACGCCCCTCCATGTCAAGAACCGGCTTGCATCCCGCCCCCGGGGGCGTCAGTTTTCGCTTCAGTTTTCCAGGCAGACATCAAAGGCCTCCATCCGAAGCCTCCCAAGCCCAAAGGCCCTGGGGCGGCGAAGACGTGGCCTGAGTCGGCTTCAGTCACGGCGTTTTGCCGGTCCCACTGCCGACAAGCTCCATCTGCCGGAGCAGGATTCCGACCACGACTTCCAAGCAACAGCAGGggatgaagaagaagaggaggaggaggagaaagaagaaCACAACAGCAGTGAAGAAGTTACAAACGGACAAAGTTCAGGAACAAAATGA